The following are encoded together in the Halopseudomonas salegens genome:
- a CDS encoding SDR family NAD(P)-dependent oxidoreductase — translation MTESILITGCSKRVGHDLALHLQQSGYQIVGVSRRPPCEPIPGVDYRSADLTRSADVDALISHIRQEHPNLRAIIHNASLWLDDLEDNIDAMLALHVATPIKINLGLSELITRAPRFDIINICDDTATRGSKNHVGYAAAKTALLNTTLSFAKLFPETVRVNAISPGLLYLKEGSDESYQAKTIKKSKIQYEPKAEPVITTVDYLLRADFVTGSNIVVNGGRHVR, via the coding sequence ATGACAGAGTCCATTCTCATCACCGGATGCAGTAAACGCGTCGGCCATGATCTGGCACTGCACCTGCAACAGTCGGGCTATCAGATAGTCGGGGTGTCGCGGCGCCCGCCATGCGAGCCAATCCCCGGAGTAGATTACCGCAGCGCAGATCTGACCCGCAGTGCCGATGTCGACGCCTTGATCAGCCATATCCGGCAAGAGCACCCGAACCTGCGCGCCATCATACACAATGCCTCATTATGGCTGGATGATCTTGAGGACAACATCGACGCCATGCTGGCCCTGCATGTGGCGACCCCGATCAAGATCAATCTCGGCCTGAGCGAGCTGATTACCCGGGCCCCGCGCTTCGATATCATCAACATCTGTGATGACACCGCGACCCGTGGCAGCAAGAATCATGTCGGTTATGCCGCAGCAAAAACCGCCCTGCTCAATACCACATTGTCGTTTGCCAAACTGTTCCCGGAGACGGTACGCGTGAACGCAATTTCCCCTGGCTTGCTCTACCTGAAGGAAGGCAGTGACGAAAGCTATCAGGCGAAAACCATCAAGAAATCCAAAATCCAGTACGAACCCAAAGCCGAACCAGTCATCACCACTGTCGACTACCTGTTACGGGCTGATTTTGTCACTGGCTCCAATATAGTGGTCAATGGTGGCCGGCACGTCAGGTGA
- a CDS encoding flavodoxin domain-containing protein produces MRLTLLTGTVSGTADMVADAAESRLIEAGVQTTRLSGANVEEFLASAPEAILVVTATTGMGEVPDDLLPLQLELNDRFPLLTGIPFGVIGLGDSSYDDTFCQGGRDMRELLLELQAREALPMLELDASETVNQDEDAEPWVAEFLKALGR; encoded by the coding sequence ATGCGCTTGACCCTTTTGACCGGTACCGTATCCGGCACCGCCGACATGGTGGCAGATGCCGCTGAAAGTCGTTTGATCGAGGCCGGTGTGCAGACCACGCGGCTGAGCGGGGCCAATGTGGAAGAATTTCTTGCCAGTGCGCCAGAGGCCATTCTGGTGGTCACTGCGACCACTGGCATGGGGGAAGTGCCTGATGATTTGCTGCCCTTGCAGCTGGAACTGAATGACCGCTTTCCGTTGCTGACCGGCATACCTTTCGGGGTCATCGGTCTGGGTGACTCATCTTACGACGACACCTTTTGCCAGGGTGGTCGCGATATGCGCGAATTGCTGCTTGAGCTGCAAGCACGCGAAGCACTGCCAATGCTGGAGCTGGATGCCAGTGAAACCGTCAATCAGGATGAAGATGCCGAGCCCTGGGTCGCCGAGTTTCTGAAAGCGCTGGGGCGCTGA
- a CDS encoding class II aldolase/adducin family protein, translating into MNVAQKLPETSVKDQVSADEWQARVDLAACYRLVAMYGWDDVVFTHISAKIPGTEEFLINPYGLMFEEITASSLVKIDLQGNVLMDTPYQINPAGFTIHSAVHEARHDVACVLHTHTNAGVAVSAQKEGLLPISQQALFVLCSLSYHDYEGVALREDEKVRLQGDLGNTMSMILRNHGLMTCGRSIPEAFSNMYILQRTCEIQVQAQAGGGELIPIPQQILDGARESMRKVTHGSGANLAWPALMRKIQRVNPGFDQ; encoded by the coding sequence ATGAATGTCGCACAGAAATTGCCGGAAACCAGTGTCAAGGATCAGGTCAGTGCCGATGAATGGCAGGCCCGAGTCGATTTGGCTGCCTGCTATCGATTGGTTGCGATGTATGGCTGGGACGACGTGGTGTTTACCCATATTTCGGCCAAGATCCCGGGCACTGAAGAATTTCTGATCAATCCCTATGGCTTGATGTTCGAGGAAATTACCGCCTCCAGCCTGGTCAAGATTGATTTGCAGGGCAACGTGCTGATGGATACGCCGTACCAGATCAATCCGGCCGGGTTTACCATTCATAGTGCGGTGCATGAAGCGCGCCATGACGTTGCCTGTGTATTGCATACGCATACCAATGCGGGTGTTGCAGTATCCGCTCAGAAAGAGGGTTTGCTGCCAATATCCCAGCAAGCACTTTTTGTGCTCTGCAGCCTGTCCTATCACGATTACGAGGGTGTTGCCCTGCGTGAGGACGAAAAGGTGCGCTTGCAGGGTGATCTGGGCAACACCATGAGCATGATTCTGCGCAATCATGGCTTGATGACCTGCGGCCGCAGTATCCCCGAGGCTTTTTCGAATATGTACATTCTGCAGCGGACCTGTGAAATCCAGGTGCAGGCACAGGCAGGCGGTGGTGAGCTGATTCCGATTCCCCAGCAGATCCTCGACGGCGCCAGAGAAAGCATGCGCAAGGTCACCCATGGCTCTGGAGCCAATCTTGCCTGGCCGGCGTTAATGCGCAAGATTCAGCGCGTCAATCCAGGCTTCGACCAGTGA
- a CDS encoding thiol-disulfide oxidoreductase DCC family protein, which produces MAAFKPDWPLTLYYDGECPLCVREIRMFRRRKADDRLQLVDISNPATSPLPGRSRQAMLDCLHARFADQQLVTGIDATYWSYRAVGLGWLVRPLRWRWARPLWQATYRGFCRLRPGLARLIPMPTEERCGSDQCAIKRDKVE; this is translated from the coding sequence ATGGCGGCATTCAAACCTGATTGGCCATTGACCTTGTATTACGACGGTGAGTGTCCTTTGTGCGTGCGTGAAATCCGCATGTTTCGACGACGCAAAGCGGACGATCGTTTGCAACTTGTTGACATCAGCAACCCGGCCACATCTCCCCTGCCCGGCCGCAGCCGGCAAGCAATGCTGGATTGTCTGCATGCCCGGTTTGCCGATCAGCAGCTGGTTACCGGCATCGATGCCACCTACTGGAGCTATCGAGCCGTCGGCCTTGGCTGGCTGGTACGTCCGTTACGCTGGCGCTGGGCTCGGCCACTGTGGCAAGCGACCTACCGGGGTTTCTGCCGCTTGCGTCCCGGGCTGGCCAGGCTCATTCCGATGCCAACGGAAGAACGCTGTGGCAGTGACCAGTGCGCGATCAAACGGGACAAAGTCGAATAG
- a CDS encoding TIGR04211 family SH3 domain-containing protein: MTSFRATLASVLPFTLSALMLAPAQADEPANNARWVSDSLNTYVRSGPTDGHRIVGALRSGDQVTLITRQGNYAQIRTESGSTVWIPDADLQDVPGQAERIPQLEAELAELSTELNSINESWELRVQGMQETLESRKVLIDELEAQRLTLNDQLTDAQSELRSAQARLGDESQEALLRYMLYGGGIAGAGLLVGLILPSLTRRKKRSSDVWV, encoded by the coding sequence ATGACTTCATTCCGTGCCACTCTTGCGTCTGTTCTCCCGTTTACCCTGAGCGCCCTTATGCTTGCGCCGGCCCAGGCTGATGAACCCGCCAACAATGCCCGCTGGGTCAGTGACAGCCTGAATACCTATGTGCGCAGCGGCCCGACCGATGGCCACCGGATCGTTGGTGCCTTGCGCTCCGGCGACCAGGTCACGCTGATTACCCGTCAGGGCAACTACGCCCAGATACGTACGGAGTCCGGCAGCACGGTCTGGATTCCCGACGCCGATTTGCAGGATGTGCCCGGCCAGGCCGAGCGCATCCCGCAATTGGAAGCAGAACTGGCTGAGTTGAGCACTGAACTCAACAGTATCAACGAGAGCTGGGAGTTGCGCGTACAGGGCATGCAGGAAACCCTCGAATCGCGAAAAGTGCTGATCGATGAACTGGAAGCGCAACGCCTGACACTGAACGACCAATTGACCGACGCCCAGTCGGAACTGCGCAGCGCACAAGCCAGGCTCGGTGATGAAAGTCAGGAAGCCCTGCTGCGCTACATGCTTTATGGTGGCGGCATTGCCGGCGCAGGCTTGCTGGTCGGTTTGATTCTGCCCTCACTGACACGCCGCAAGAAACGCAGCAGTGACGTCTGGGTGTGA
- a CDS encoding Crp/Fnr family transcriptional regulator yields MSSNSDDPSLARLLGKNRWFSELPASVISDIRAQVRHRHLGDGECVYAKGDLPDGLYGVVSGAARISNIGLDGREAVLAILSPGSWFGEISLIDGLPRSHDTHASGPTELLFLSRQNFQQLLDRHPELYPLFMRLLCRRLRVTFAVQEDSALLPLPARLVKRLLMHAHNYGQTEPDGNHLAVQLSQESLGLMLNSSRQSVNKLLKRMEQADWLRVRYGQIVILDEPALNRMAGGELPADW; encoded by the coding sequence GTGTCGAGCAACAGTGATGATCCATCACTGGCCAGATTGCTGGGAAAGAACCGCTGGTTCAGCGAGCTGCCTGCCAGCGTGATCAGCGATATACGTGCTCAGGTGCGGCACCGGCACCTGGGTGACGGCGAGTGCGTCTACGCCAAAGGCGATTTGCCGGATGGCCTCTACGGCGTGGTCAGTGGTGCGGCACGTATCAGTAATATCGGTCTGGATGGGCGCGAGGCTGTGTTGGCGATTCTCAGCCCGGGGAGCTGGTTTGGCGAGATATCCCTGATAGACGGCCTGCCCCGTTCGCATGATACTCACGCCAGTGGCCCCACTGAGCTGCTGTTTCTCTCACGACAAAACTTCCAGCAACTCCTTGACCGCCATCCTGAACTCTATCCCCTGTTCATGCGCCTGCTCTGCCGCCGCCTGCGGGTGACCTTCGCCGTGCAGGAAGACAGCGCCCTGCTGCCCTTGCCCGCTCGCCTGGTCAAACGCCTGCTGATGCATGCCCACAACTATGGCCAGACCGAGCCGGACGGCAACCACCTGGCAGTGCAATTGTCCCAGGAGTCACTTGGATTGATGCTCAACAGCTCGCGCCAGAGCGTCAACAAACTGCTCAAACGCATGGAACAGGCTGACTGGCTGCGAGTACGTTACGGGCAGATCGTTATTCTCGATGAGCCGGCACTGAACCGCATGGCCGGTGGCGAGCTTCCTGCCGACTGGTAA
- a CDS encoding HopJ type III effector protein, translated as MTPATFIARLGQPGHTFADTLSFIEQHYAFTPSAFDNGPLHNTAEQNQGSCKVLALALDLELSNQQALQCFAEHYQSVLADPHGNKHGNIRALMQHGLSQVRFTHSPLIRV; from the coding sequence ATGACACCCGCGACCTTTATTGCCCGACTCGGCCAACCCGGGCACACCTTTGCCGATACCCTGAGCTTTATTGAACAGCACTATGCCTTCACTCCCAGTGCTTTCGATAATGGTCCGCTGCACAATACCGCCGAGCAGAATCAGGGGTCGTGCAAGGTACTGGCCTTGGCGCTGGACCTGGAACTGAGTAATCAACAGGCTCTTCAATGTTTTGCCGAGCACTACCAGTCCGTGCTTGCAGATCCACACGGCAATAAACATGGCAATATCCGAGCCCTGATGCAACACGGCCTGAGCCAGGTGAGATTCACCCATAGTCCGCTTATCCGGGTCTGA
- a CDS encoding alpha/beta fold hydrolase, with protein sequence MLRGIALSDWQARAKTFEYRGQTVCYWTAGQGEPLLLIHGFPTAAWDWHYLWDALAERYLVIACDMVGFGFSAKPQEYDYSLQDQADLQQALLAHLGVRRCHVLAHDYGDSVAQELLSRDLEGPQWLDSMCFLNGGLFPETHHPVLMQQMLLSPLGFFFGRLTSRPRLARSMRQVFGAETQPADVELEAFWQLIAHDNGPSVMHKLIRYIPERRVYRERWVSAMQQTEVPMRVIDGADDPVSGAHMVARYRELVPEADVVMLEDIGHYPQIEAPRQVLDAYLEFHDGLRASERSVAQAG encoded by the coding sequence ATGCTCCGGGGTATCGCGTTGTCCGATTGGCAGGCCCGGGCGAAAACCTTTGAGTACCGGGGGCAGACTGTTTGCTACTGGACAGCAGGTCAGGGTGAGCCTCTGCTGCTGATCCATGGCTTCCCGACCGCTGCCTGGGACTGGCACTATCTTTGGGATGCTCTGGCTGAACGTTATCTGGTGATTGCCTGTGACATGGTCGGCTTCGGTTTCTCGGCCAAACCGCAGGAATACGATTACAGCCTGCAGGATCAGGCTGATTTGCAACAGGCCTTGCTGGCCCACCTGGGTGTACGGCGTTGCCATGTGTTGGCGCATGATTATGGTGACAGCGTGGCGCAGGAATTGCTGTCGCGTGATCTGGAAGGGCCGCAGTGGCTGGATTCCATGTGTTTTCTCAATGGTGGCCTGTTCCCGGAAACGCACCATCCGGTATTGATGCAGCAAATGCTGCTATCACCCCTGGGTTTCTTTTTCGGGCGTTTGACCAGTCGGCCGCGACTGGCCAGATCGATGCGCCAGGTTTTCGGTGCCGAGACCCAGCCAGCGGATGTGGAACTGGAAGCTTTCTGGCAGCTGATTGCGCATGACAATGGCCCGTCAGTCATGCACAAGTTGATTCGCTATATCCCCGAACGACGGGTATATCGCGAACGCTGGGTCAGTGCCATGCAACAGACCGAGGTGCCCATGCGTGTAATTGATGGTGCTGACGATCCGGTATCCGGAGCGCATATGGTCGCTCGCTATCGCGAACTGGTGCCCGAGGCGGATGTGGTTATGCTGGAAGATATCGGACATTATCCGCAGATCGAGGCACCCCGTCAGGTTCTGGATGCCTATCTGGAATTCCATGATGGCCTGAGGGCGAGTGAGCGGTCAGTGGCTCAGGCCGGTTGA
- a CDS encoding RDD family protein: MTVKQLQPSGEFPATTLTRRFGVLLYDWLLGIALVMCLTLFYQQVILRQIYGGERLRALSEAGALDRDPLLAVIVLLSLFGYLAWMWTLKGQTLGMQAWRVRAQQLNGNSITWKQALLRFVVGFFALACGGLGLWWMLFDKQSRTWQDIASNTQLVTLPKDLWR, from the coding sequence ATGACAGTCAAACAATTACAGCCCAGCGGTGAATTCCCTGCCACCACCCTGACGCGCCGGTTCGGTGTACTACTCTACGACTGGCTGCTCGGCATTGCGTTGGTCATGTGTCTGACGTTGTTTTACCAGCAGGTTATCCTGCGTCAGATATATGGAGGTGAGCGCCTGCGAGCCCTGTCCGAGGCCGGTGCCCTGGACCGGGACCCCTTGCTGGCTGTCATCGTATTGCTGAGCCTGTTCGGATATCTGGCCTGGATGTGGACATTGAAAGGTCAGACGCTGGGTATGCAGGCCTGGCGCGTGCGCGCACAGCAGCTGAACGGCAACTCGATCACCTGGAAGCAAGCCTTGCTGCGTTTTGTGGTTGGCTTTTTCGCCCTTGCCTGCGGTGGCCTGGGCTTGTGGTGGATGTTGTTCGATAAACAGTCGCGTACCTGGCAAGACATTGCCTCGAATACGCAACTGGTCACGCTGCCGAAAGATCTCTGGCGCTGA
- the ppnN gene encoding nucleotide 5'-monophosphate nucleosidase PpnN codes for MPGNTLNTTVYPKGSLETLSQLEVQQLSEVGSGRTYRLFRQCALAILNTGVQIDNAKTILEAHADFDVRIHQQDRGVCLEMINAPGDAFVDGEMIASTREMLFSALRDIVYSDSDAGRPRTIPDNSQGITEYVFHLLRNARTLRPGVEPNMVVCWGGHSINQAEYKYSKKVGHELGLRGLDICTGCGPGVMKGPMKGATIAHAKQRITEGRYLGLSEPGIIAAEAPNPIVNELVIMPDIEKRLEAFVRVGHGIIIFPGGVGTAEEFLYLLGILLHPDNADLPFPVILTGPVGAAAYLEQIHEFVAATLGAEAQARYQVIIDDPSAVARAMNQGLQKVKEFRREQRDAFHFNWRLKIASEFQLPFDPTHANMASLQLSTSLPKHELAANLRRAFSGIVTGNVKDRGIRMIEQHGPYQIRGEQSIMEPLDALLQAFVAQQRMKLPSGMAYEPCYQVVS; via the coding sequence ATGCCAGGCAATACCCTGAATACCACCGTCTACCCCAAAGGTAGTCTGGAAACCCTGTCGCAACTGGAAGTACAACAACTCAGTGAAGTCGGCTCTGGCCGCACCTATCGCCTGTTCAGGCAATGCGCTCTGGCCATTCTCAATACCGGGGTGCAGATCGATAACGCCAAGACCATCCTCGAAGCCCACGCCGACTTTGATGTGCGCATTCATCAACAGGATCGTGGCGTCTGCCTGGAAATGATCAACGCCCCGGGCGATGCTTTTGTCGATGGCGAGATGATTGCCAGCACACGGGAAATGCTGTTCAGTGCCTTGCGCGATATCGTCTACAGCGACAGCGACGCAGGCCGTCCCCGCACCATTCCGGATAATTCCCAGGGCATCACCGAGTATGTCTTTCACCTGCTACGCAACGCACGCACCCTGCGCCCGGGCGTTGAGCCAAACATGGTCGTGTGCTGGGGTGGCCATTCGATCAATCAGGCGGAATACAAGTACAGCAAGAAGGTCGGCCACGAGCTCGGTCTGCGTGGGCTGGATATCTGCACTGGCTGTGGTCCGGGGGTAATGAAAGGCCCGATGAAAGGCGCCACCATCGCCCACGCCAAACAGCGTATTACCGAAGGCCGTTATCTGGGCCTGAGTGAACCCGGCATCATTGCCGCCGAAGCACCTAACCCGATCGTCAATGAACTGGTCATCATGCCGGATATCGAAAAGCGCCTGGAAGCTTTTGTCCGCGTTGGCCACGGCATCATCATTTTCCCCGGCGGGGTCGGCACTGCCGAAGAATTCCTATATCTGCTGGGTATTCTGTTGCATCCGGACAATGCCGACCTGCCCTTTCCGGTGATTCTCACCGGCCCGGTCGGCGCGGCAGCCTACCTGGAGCAAATACACGAATTCGTTGCCGCGACCCTGGGGGCCGAAGCTCAGGCGCGCTACCAGGTAATCATCGACGACCCCAGTGCGGTAGCCCGGGCAATGAACCAGGGCCTGCAGAAAGTGAAGGAGTTCCGCCGCGAGCAGCGTGACGCCTTCCATTTCAACTGGCGACTGAAAATTGCCAGCGAGTTCCAGCTACCCTTTGATCCGACCCATGCCAACATGGCCAGCCTGCAGCTCAGCACCAGCCTGCCCAAGCACGAGCTGGCGGCCAATCTGCGCCGGGCTTTTTCCGGCATTGTCACCGGTAACGTCAAGGACCGCGGTATCCGTATGATCGAGCAGCACGGCCCGTACCAGATTCGCGGCGAGCAGAGCATTATGGAGCCACTGGATGCGCTACTCCAGGCCTTTGTCGCCCAGCAGCGGATGAAGCTGCCAAGCGGCATGGCCTACGAACCCTGCTATCAGGTAGTCAGCTGA
- a CDS encoding MerR family transcriptional regulator, translating into MTDDNQDEFAPTGDLLDDADLFPIREVSRMTGVNPVTLRAWERRYGLLTPHRTESGHRLYSMADVERVRAVMAWIERGVAVSKVATIIDRTPRPESMPRPLASPPADVPQGSEMDAWQNRLAQAANDGNLRQIDSIYGQLHASFPLAVVICEVLRPVWKRLRGKSGSQPGVAWLLLDSFLTARLTQRASYMAGHRHVLLVNLSGPQQPFDLLCAASLITATETDVVCLREAPALLDLAVLAERTDAAAVILFSDRAQDNDMLGKQLPRLEQTLACPLVMLGDCCEANESALEQAGLHVLGEVSSALPRRLSALLAGRLDH; encoded by the coding sequence ATGACCGATGACAACCAGGACGAATTCGCGCCGACCGGCGATCTGCTGGATGATGCCGATCTGTTTCCGATTCGTGAGGTGTCGCGCATGACCGGGGTCAATCCGGTGACCTTGCGTGCCTGGGAGCGGCGATATGGTCTGTTGACGCCACATCGGACCGAGAGTGGCCATCGACTGTATTCCATGGCCGACGTCGAACGGGTACGTGCCGTTATGGCCTGGATCGAGCGTGGGGTAGCCGTCAGCAAGGTGGCTACCATTATTGATCGAACGCCGCGTCCGGAAAGCATGCCGCGCCCTCTGGCCAGCCCACCTGCGGACGTGCCCCAGGGGTCGGAAATGGACGCCTGGCAAAATCGACTGGCCCAGGCCGCGAATGACGGTAATTTGCGTCAGATCGACAGCATATATGGCCAGTTGCACGCGAGTTTTCCGCTGGCAGTCGTGATCTGCGAGGTTCTGCGGCCGGTTTGGAAGCGTTTGCGTGGCAAGAGCGGTAGCCAGCCTGGTGTTGCCTGGTTACTGCTTGACAGCTTTCTGACCGCACGTCTGACGCAGCGCGCCAGCTATATGGCCGGTCATCGACACGTCTTGCTGGTCAACCTGTCTGGCCCCCAGCAGCCATTTGACCTGCTTTGTGCTGCCAGCCTGATTACCGCAACGGAGACCGATGTGGTCTGTCTGCGTGAAGCACCCGCGCTGCTGGACCTGGCCGTGCTGGCTGAGCGCACTGATGCGGCAGCCGTCATTCTGTTCAGTGACCGAGCGCAGGATAATGACATGCTGGGCAAACAGTTACCCCGTCTGGAACAGACCCTGGCATGCCCGCTGGTTATGCTGGGTGATTGCTGTGAAGCAAATGAGTCGGCACTTGAGCAGGCGGGATTGCATGTACTGGGTGAGGTGTCCAGCGCCTTGCCACGACGGCTGTCGGCCTTGCTGGCCGGGCGGTTGGACCATTAA
- the folE gene encoding GTP cyclohydrolase I FolE translates to MSLEKLTDNYHQILCNLGEDPERGGLKDTPKRAAKAMQFLCHGYQQTLEEIVNGALFDSDNDEMVIVQDIELYSMCEHHMLPFIGKAHVAYLPQGKVVGLSKVARIVDMYARRLQIQENLTLQIANAVQSVTNAKGVAVIIEAKHMCMMMRGVQKQNSLMRTSVMLGMFRESVNTRQEFLQLIS, encoded by the coding sequence ATGAGCCTGGAAAAATTGACTGACAACTACCACCAGATTTTGTGCAACCTGGGCGAAGACCCGGAGCGCGGTGGACTCAAAGACACGCCCAAGCGGGCGGCCAAGGCGATGCAGTTTCTCTGCCATGGTTACCAGCAAACGCTGGAAGAAATCGTCAACGGTGCGCTGTTCGATTCAGATAACGACGAGATGGTCATCGTCCAGGATATTGAACTCTATTCAATGTGCGAGCATCACATGCTGCCGTTTATCGGCAAGGCGCACGTTGCCTACCTGCCCCAAGGCAAGGTTGTCGGCCTGTCAAAAGTCGCGCGTATTGTCGACATGTATGCCCGCCGGCTGCAGATTCAGGAAAACCTGACGCTGCAAATCGCCAATGCCGTACAGTCGGTCACCAATGCCAAGGGGGTTGCCGTGATCATTGAAGCGAAACACATGTGCATGATGATGCGCGGGGTGCAGAAACAGAATTCACTGATGCGCACCTCGGTCATGCTCGGCATGTTCCGCGAGTCGGTGAATACACGGCAAGAATTTTTGCAACTGATCAGTTGA
- a CDS encoding DUF1244 domain-containing protein translates to MTEQERTELEAAAFRTLLAHLNSRKDVQNIELMTLAGFCRNCLAKWYKAAADDLEIDVSPDEAREAIYGMPYSVWKEKYQKEATPEQLAAFENAKQP, encoded by the coding sequence ATGACCGAGCAAGAACGCACCGAACTGGAAGCTGCCGCCTTCCGCACCCTGCTGGCGCACCTGAATAGCCGCAAGGATGTCCAGAACATCGAACTCATGACTCTGGCCGGTTTTTGTCGCAACTGCCTGGCCAAGTGGTACAAGGCCGCAGCGGATGATCTCGAGATTGATGTCAGTCCCGATGAAGCCCGCGAAGCCATTTACGGCATGCCTTACAGCGTGTGGAAAGAAAAATACCAGAAAGAGGCGACGCCAGAGCAGCTGGCAGCCTTCGAGAATGCGAAACAACCATGA
- a CDS encoding PAS domain-containing protein: protein MINAKLLQLVVNASNDGIVVAEQEGDDNILIYVNKAFEDLTGYSSEEILYQDCRFLQMDDRDQPGLHAIREAVKAGKPCRQVLRNYRKDGSMFWNELSITPVHNETDQLTYFIGIQKDVTEQVEAQQRVDELQEELRLLKQSKDGSS, encoded by the coding sequence ATGATCAATGCCAAATTACTGCAACTTGTCGTCAACGCATCGAATGACGGCATCGTTGTTGCTGAACAGGAAGGTGATGACAACATCCTGATCTACGTCAACAAGGCCTTCGAGGACCTGACCGGCTATAGCTCAGAGGAAATCCTCTATCAGGACTGCCGCTTCCTGCAAATGGACGACCGTGACCAGCCCGGCCTGCACGCCATTCGCGAAGCAGTCAAGGCCGGCAAACCCTGTCGACAGGTCTTGCGCAATTACCGCAAGGACGGTTCGATGTTCTGGAACGAGCTGTCAATCACTCCGGTGCACAATGAAACAGACCAACTGACCTACTTCATCGGCATTCAGAAAGACGTCACCGAGCAAGTAGAAGCCCAGCAACGGGTCGATGAACTGCAGGAAGAATTACGACTCCTGAAGCAGAGCAAAGACGGCTCCAGCTGA
- the yaaA gene encoding peroxide stress protein YaaA — protein MLLVISPAKTLDYDTPPVIDKATEPRFLEHSEQLIDVLREQSPQDIANLMKLSDKLASLNVARYGSWEPTPTPKNSKQALLAFKGDVYTGLDAESFDADDFAFAQDHLRMLSGLYGLLRPLDLMQPYRLEMGTRLANPRGKDLYQFWGERISEWLNQDLAAQGDDVLLNLASQEYFGAVKPKALKARVIDTVFKDQKNGQYKIISFYAKKARGLMARYVIKERLRDPEGLKDFNLDGYYYDATSSSPDKLVFLRDQPA, from the coding sequence ATGTTGCTGGTCATTTCCCCAGCCAAAACGCTGGATTACGACACCCCGCCGGTTATCGACAAAGCCACCGAGCCGCGTTTTCTCGAGCACAGCGAACAGCTGATCGACGTACTGCGTGAACAATCACCGCAGGATATCGCCAACCTCATGAAGCTGTCGGACAAGCTGGCCAGCCTGAATGTTGCCCGCTATGGCAGCTGGGAGCCCACGCCGACGCCGAAGAACAGCAAGCAGGCCTTGCTGGCCTTCAAGGGTGATGTCTATACCGGGCTGGATGCGGAAAGCTTCGATGCCGATGATTTTGCCTTTGCGCAGGACCACTTGCGCATGTTGTCGGGTCTTTACGGCCTGTTGCGGCCCCTCGACCTGATGCAACCCTACCGACTGGAAATGGGCACTCGTCTGGCCAATCCGCGCGGCAAGGACCTGTACCAGTTCTGGGGTGAGCGTATCAGTGAATGGCTGAACCAGGACCTGGCTGCCCAGGGCGATGATGTGCTGCTGAACCTGGCCTCGCAGGAATACTTCGGCGCGGTCAAACCCAAGGCGCTGAAAGCGCGGGTGATCGATACCGTGTTCAAAGATCAGAAAAACGGTCAATACAAGATCATCAGCTTCTACGCGAAAAAAGCCCGTGGGCTGATGGCCCGCTACGTGATCAAGGAGCGCCTGCGTGACCCGGAAGGTTTGAAGGATTTCAATCTGGATGGCTACTACTACGATGCCACCAGCTCGTCACCCGACAAGCTGGTGTTCCTGCGCGATCAACCGGCCTGA